One part of the Kryptolebias marmoratus isolate JLee-2015 linkage group LG13, ASM164957v2, whole genome shotgun sequence genome encodes these proteins:
- the LOC108248273 gene encoding phospholipase D1-like isoform X1 has product MASPEDVIEPAAVSSAAQNLNQRRFLRDHSLSPDELDSLMPTSNGYDFLVVHHLPEMKEKALSYLIPGTPVTCRVDNTEKYTTRSKVNVGTLYTVHLTHGHFHWVVKRKYKHFQELHRDLYKHRMMAHLLPSRRFAKDRQQLRSMPEEMPSLQGTERTRRTSSKGKYLEEYLNGLLGNAFCRNDHSMLEFLSIGPLSFVTELGPKGLEGPIMKRSGGHRIQGLNCFGHDRFCYRWSHRWLVVKDSFLMYMSRDNAMINFVLLFDQDFKVTVGRAVTGTEHGVCLENQTRNLIIKCSSYRQSHWWSHEINRLAEACDFFKGHHFDGFAPQRATTLTKWYVNGSGYFADLADALENAKEEIFITDWWLSPEVFLKRPATDNHWRLDEILKRKAKQGVKICVLLYKEVEVALGISSDYSKRTLMDMHSNIKVMRHPDHVSSVVIFWAHHEKMVAIDQSVAFVGGIDLAFGRWDDNQYRLTDLGSTEGSNGVTEEQPDKDVMDNGTADGPRPDGQPEQDLGDLAGNTKLWLGKDYSNFIKKDWIQLDRPFEDNIDRTEVPRMPWRDLSAAVHGKAARDVARHFIQRWNFTKIFKVKYKDEFFPYLLPKSHSTADSLPFTVPGSSKAKVQVLRSAHLWSAGTCEKSIQNAYIDTIKNSEHYIYIENQFFISCAREKMIENGIGDAIVDRILRAHREQKKFRVFVVIPLLPGFEGDVKTGGGNAIQAILHYTYRTMCRGEDSILSKLSEVKDQWTEYITFCGLRTHSKLSGKLVTELIYVHSKTLIADDRRYIIGSANINDRSMLGDRDSELAVFVEDEERVPSVMGGQEYEAGPLTLALRKECFSVLVGGTSDPSINIDDPISDDFFFLVWNQTAKLNATIYSTVFKCLPCDAVHNMQQLREYNDEKPLSETDSEQAEEELKAVRGFLVHFPLKYLCEENLLPPSTSKEGMAPSTLWT; this is encoded by the exons ATGGCGAGTCCAGAGGATGTGATCGAGCCGGCGGCTGTGAGCTCCGCCGCACAGAACCTGAACCAAAGGCGCTTCTTGCGTGACCACTCTCTGAGTCCAGATGAGTTAGATAGCCTCATGCCAACCAGCA aTGGCTATGACTTCCTCGTGGTTCATCACCTCCCTGAGATGAAAGAAAAGGCTCTTTCTTACTTGATTCCTGGCACTCCGGTTACATGCAGGGTGGACAACACAGAGAAGTACACCACTCGCTCAAAG GTCAACGTAGGAACCCTGTACACGGTGCATCTAACACACGGCCACTTCCACTGGGTGGTGAAGAGGAAGTACAAACACTTTCAGGAGCTGCACCGAGACCTTTACAAGCACAGGATGATGGCTCACCTGCTGCCCTCTCGAAG GTTTGCAAAGGacaggcagcagctgaggagCATGCCGGAGGAAATGCCCAGCCTACAGGGCACCGAACGAACCCGAAGAACCTCCAGCAAAGGG aaataCCTTGAGGAGTACCTGAATGGTTTGCTGGGGAATGCGTTTTGTCGAAATGACCACAGCATG CTGGAATTCCTCTCCATCGGTCCGCTCTCCTTTGTCACTGAACTGGGACCCAAAGGCTT GGAGGGACCGATCATGAAGAGGTCGGGCGGTCACCGGATCCAGGGTCTGAACTGCTTCGGCCACGACCGGTTCTGTTATCGCTGGTCGCACCGCTGGCTGGTGGTGAAGGACTCCTTCCTCATGTACATGAGCCGAGACAACGCTATGATCAACTTCGTGCTGCTGTTTGACCAAGACTTCAAAGTGACGGTGGGTCGCGCTGTCACCGGCACCGAACATGGAGTCTGCCTTGAGAACCAGACACG GAATTTGATAATTAAGTGCAGCAGCTACAGACAAAGCCACTGGTGGAGTCACGAAATCAACCGGCTGGCAGAAGCGTGTGACTTTTTCAAAGGGCATCACTTTGATGGATTTGCTCCTCAACGGGCGACCACGCTCACTAAATG gtATGTGAATGGAAGTGGCTACTTTGCAGACCTGGCTGATGCTCTTGAGAACGCCAAGGAGGAGATTTTCATCACTGATTGGTG gctCAGTCCAGAAGTTTTCCTGAAGAGGCCAGCCACTGACAACCACTGGAGGCTGGACGAGATCCTCAAGCGAAAAGCA AAACAAGGAGTCAAAATATGTGTCCTGCTGTACAAAGAGGTGGAGGTGGCGCTTGGCATCAGTAGCGACTACAGCAAGAGGACTCTTATGGACATGCACTCAAACATCAAg GTGATGCGACATCCTGACCACGTGTCGTCTGTGGTGATCTTCTGGGCTCACCATGAAAAGATGGTGGCCATCGACCAATCCGTAGCTTTTGTCGGGGGGATCGATCTGGCGTTTGGGAGGTGGGACGACAATCAGTACCGGCTGACGGACCTGGGCTCTACAGAGGGGTCGAACGGCGTAACTGAGGAGCAGCCAGACAAAGATGTGATG GATAACGGCACAGCTGACGGCCCCAGACCAGACGGTCAACCAGAACAGGATCTGGGTGATCTGGCTGGTAACACTAAACTGTGGCTTGGCAAAGATTACAGCAACTTTATCAAGAAAGACTGGATCCAACTGGACCGGCCATTTGAAG ATAACATCGACCGCACTGAAGTTCCTCGCATGCCGTGGCGTGACCTGTCCGCAGCTGTTCATGGCAAAGCGGCCAGGGATGTGGCCCGACACTTCATCCAGCGCTGGAACTTCACTAAG ATCTTCAAAGTCAAGTACAAGGATGAATTCTTCCCTTACCTTCTCCCCAAGTCTCACTCCACTGCTGATTCCCTGCCGTTCACCGTGCCTGGCTCCAGCAAGGCCAAAGTTCAG GTGCTGCGCTCTGCTCATCTGTGGTCGGCAGGGACATGTGAAAAGTCGATCCAGAACGCCTACATAGACACTATCAAGAACAGCGAGCACTACATCTACATCGAG AACCAGTTCTTCATCAGCTGTGCCAGAGAGAAGATGATTGAAAATGGGATCGGCGATGCAATTGTGGACCGAATCCTACGTGCTCACag AGAGCAGAAGAAGTTCAGGGTGTTCGTGGTGATTCCTCTGCTTCCTGGTTTCGAGGGAGACGTTAAAACAGGAGGCGGAAATGCCATCCAGGCTATTCTGCACTACACCTACAG GACGATGTGCCGTGGAGAGGACTCCATCCTGTCCAAACTTAGTGAAG TAAAGGACCAGTGGACGGAGTACATCACTTTCTGTGGTCTCAGAACACACTCCAAGCTCTCCGGGAAGCTCGTCACCGAGCTGATCTACGTTCACAGCAAGACCCTGATTGCCGACGACCGCCGCTACATCATTG GATCAGCAAACATCAATGATCGCAGCATGCTGGGCGATCGAGACAGCGAGCTCGCCGTGTTTGTGGAGGACGAAGAGAGGGTCCCATCCGTCATGGGAGGACAGGAGTACGAAGCAGGACCCCTCACTCTCGCGCTGCGCAAAGAGTGCTTCAG CGTTCTTGTTGGAGGAACTTCCGACCCCAGCATCAATATAGACGACCCGATCAGTGatgattttttctttctggtctGGAACCAAACAGCTAAACTCAATGCCACCATCTACAGCACG GTCTTTAAATGCCTTCCCTGCGACGCCGTCCACAACATGCAGCAGCTGAGGGAGTACAATGACGAGAAACCCCTTTCGGAAACAGACTCGGAGCAGGCAGAAGAGGAGCTGAAGGCAGTTCGAGGGTTCCTGGTCCACTTTCCCCTGAAGTACCTGTGTGAGGAAAATCTGCTGCCTCCGTCGACCTCTAAAGAAGGCATGGCTCCTTCAACTCTCTGGACATAA
- the LOC108248273 gene encoding phospholipase D1-like isoform X2, whose amino-acid sequence MKEKALSYLIPGTPVTCRVDNTEKYTTRSKVNVGTLYTVHLTHGHFHWVVKRKYKHFQELHRDLYKHRMMAHLLPSRRFAKDRQQLRSMPEEMPSLQGTERTRRTSSKGKYLEEYLNGLLGNAFCRNDHSMLEFLSIGPLSFVTELGPKGLEGPIMKRSGGHRIQGLNCFGHDRFCYRWSHRWLVVKDSFLMYMSRDNAMINFVLLFDQDFKVTVGRAVTGTEHGVCLENQTRNLIIKCSSYRQSHWWSHEINRLAEACDFFKGHHFDGFAPQRATTLTKWYVNGSGYFADLADALENAKEEIFITDWWLSPEVFLKRPATDNHWRLDEILKRKAKQGVKICVLLYKEVEVALGISSDYSKRTLMDMHSNIKVMRHPDHVSSVVIFWAHHEKMVAIDQSVAFVGGIDLAFGRWDDNQYRLTDLGSTEGSNGVTEEQPDKDVMDNGTADGPRPDGQPEQDLGDLAGNTKLWLGKDYSNFIKKDWIQLDRPFEDNIDRTEVPRMPWRDLSAAVHGKAARDVARHFIQRWNFTKIFKVKYKDEFFPYLLPKSHSTADSLPFTVPGSSKAKVQVLRSAHLWSAGTCEKSIQNAYIDTIKNSEHYIYIENQFFISCAREKMIENGIGDAIVDRILRAHREQKKFRVFVVIPLLPGFEGDVKTGGGNAIQAILHYTYRTMCRGEDSILSKLSEVKDQWTEYITFCGLRTHSKLSGKLVTELIYVHSKTLIADDRRYIIGSANINDRSMLGDRDSELAVFVEDEERVPSVMGGQEYEAGPLTLALRKECFSVLVGGTSDPSINIDDPISDDFFFLVWNQTAKLNATIYSTVFKCLPCDAVHNMQQLREYNDEKPLSETDSEQAEEELKAVRGFLVHFPLKYLCEENLLPPSTSKEGMAPSTLWT is encoded by the exons ATGAAAGAAAAGGCTCTTTCTTACTTGATTCCTGGCACTCCGGTTACATGCAGGGTGGACAACACAGAGAAGTACACCACTCGCTCAAAG GTCAACGTAGGAACCCTGTACACGGTGCATCTAACACACGGCCACTTCCACTGGGTGGTGAAGAGGAAGTACAAACACTTTCAGGAGCTGCACCGAGACCTTTACAAGCACAGGATGATGGCTCACCTGCTGCCCTCTCGAAG GTTTGCAAAGGacaggcagcagctgaggagCATGCCGGAGGAAATGCCCAGCCTACAGGGCACCGAACGAACCCGAAGAACCTCCAGCAAAGGG aaataCCTTGAGGAGTACCTGAATGGTTTGCTGGGGAATGCGTTTTGTCGAAATGACCACAGCATG CTGGAATTCCTCTCCATCGGTCCGCTCTCCTTTGTCACTGAACTGGGACCCAAAGGCTT GGAGGGACCGATCATGAAGAGGTCGGGCGGTCACCGGATCCAGGGTCTGAACTGCTTCGGCCACGACCGGTTCTGTTATCGCTGGTCGCACCGCTGGCTGGTGGTGAAGGACTCCTTCCTCATGTACATGAGCCGAGACAACGCTATGATCAACTTCGTGCTGCTGTTTGACCAAGACTTCAAAGTGACGGTGGGTCGCGCTGTCACCGGCACCGAACATGGAGTCTGCCTTGAGAACCAGACACG GAATTTGATAATTAAGTGCAGCAGCTACAGACAAAGCCACTGGTGGAGTCACGAAATCAACCGGCTGGCAGAAGCGTGTGACTTTTTCAAAGGGCATCACTTTGATGGATTTGCTCCTCAACGGGCGACCACGCTCACTAAATG gtATGTGAATGGAAGTGGCTACTTTGCAGACCTGGCTGATGCTCTTGAGAACGCCAAGGAGGAGATTTTCATCACTGATTGGTG gctCAGTCCAGAAGTTTTCCTGAAGAGGCCAGCCACTGACAACCACTGGAGGCTGGACGAGATCCTCAAGCGAAAAGCA AAACAAGGAGTCAAAATATGTGTCCTGCTGTACAAAGAGGTGGAGGTGGCGCTTGGCATCAGTAGCGACTACAGCAAGAGGACTCTTATGGACATGCACTCAAACATCAAg GTGATGCGACATCCTGACCACGTGTCGTCTGTGGTGATCTTCTGGGCTCACCATGAAAAGATGGTGGCCATCGACCAATCCGTAGCTTTTGTCGGGGGGATCGATCTGGCGTTTGGGAGGTGGGACGACAATCAGTACCGGCTGACGGACCTGGGCTCTACAGAGGGGTCGAACGGCGTAACTGAGGAGCAGCCAGACAAAGATGTGATG GATAACGGCACAGCTGACGGCCCCAGACCAGACGGTCAACCAGAACAGGATCTGGGTGATCTGGCTGGTAACACTAAACTGTGGCTTGGCAAAGATTACAGCAACTTTATCAAGAAAGACTGGATCCAACTGGACCGGCCATTTGAAG ATAACATCGACCGCACTGAAGTTCCTCGCATGCCGTGGCGTGACCTGTCCGCAGCTGTTCATGGCAAAGCGGCCAGGGATGTGGCCCGACACTTCATCCAGCGCTGGAACTTCACTAAG ATCTTCAAAGTCAAGTACAAGGATGAATTCTTCCCTTACCTTCTCCCCAAGTCTCACTCCACTGCTGATTCCCTGCCGTTCACCGTGCCTGGCTCCAGCAAGGCCAAAGTTCAG GTGCTGCGCTCTGCTCATCTGTGGTCGGCAGGGACATGTGAAAAGTCGATCCAGAACGCCTACATAGACACTATCAAGAACAGCGAGCACTACATCTACATCGAG AACCAGTTCTTCATCAGCTGTGCCAGAGAGAAGATGATTGAAAATGGGATCGGCGATGCAATTGTGGACCGAATCCTACGTGCTCACag AGAGCAGAAGAAGTTCAGGGTGTTCGTGGTGATTCCTCTGCTTCCTGGTTTCGAGGGAGACGTTAAAACAGGAGGCGGAAATGCCATCCAGGCTATTCTGCACTACACCTACAG GACGATGTGCCGTGGAGAGGACTCCATCCTGTCCAAACTTAGTGAAG TAAAGGACCAGTGGACGGAGTACATCACTTTCTGTGGTCTCAGAACACACTCCAAGCTCTCCGGGAAGCTCGTCACCGAGCTGATCTACGTTCACAGCAAGACCCTGATTGCCGACGACCGCCGCTACATCATTG GATCAGCAAACATCAATGATCGCAGCATGCTGGGCGATCGAGACAGCGAGCTCGCCGTGTTTGTGGAGGACGAAGAGAGGGTCCCATCCGTCATGGGAGGACAGGAGTACGAAGCAGGACCCCTCACTCTCGCGCTGCGCAAAGAGTGCTTCAG CGTTCTTGTTGGAGGAACTTCCGACCCCAGCATCAATATAGACGACCCGATCAGTGatgattttttctttctggtctGGAACCAAACAGCTAAACTCAATGCCACCATCTACAGCACG GTCTTTAAATGCCTTCCCTGCGACGCCGTCCACAACATGCAGCAGCTGAGGGAGTACAATGACGAGAAACCCCTTTCGGAAACAGACTCGGAGCAGGCAGAAGAGGAGCTGAAGGCAGTTCGAGGGTTCCTGGTCCACTTTCCCCTGAAGTACCTGTGTGAGGAAAATCTGCTGCCTCCGTCGACCTCTAAAGAAGGCATGGCTCCTTCAACTCTCTGGACATAA